A region of Diospyros lotus cultivar Yz01 chromosome 3, ASM1463336v1, whole genome shotgun sequence DNA encodes the following proteins:
- the LOC127796792 gene encoding TATA-box-binding protein: protein MADQGLEGSQPVDLSKHPSGIVPTLQNIVSTVNLDCKLDLKAIALQARNAEYNPKRFAAVIMRIREPKTTALIFASGKMVCTGAKSEQQSKLAARKYARIIQKLGFPAKFKDFKIQNIVGSCDVKFPIRLEGLAYSHGAFSSYEPELFPGLIYRMKQPKIVLLIFVSGKIVLTGAKVRDETYTAFENIYPVLTEFRKVQQ, encoded by the exons ATGGCCGATCAAGGGCTAGAAGGCAGTCAACCAGTCGATCTTTCCAAGCACCCATCTGGGATTGTCCCAACTCTCCA GAACATTGTGTCAACTGTCAACCTGGACTGTAAATTAGATCTTAAGGCCATTGCGCTACAGGCACGAAATGCAGAATATAATCCAAAG CGTTTTGCTGCTGTGATTATGAGGATAAGAGAACCGAAAACAACAGCATTAATATTTGCCTCTGGAAAGATG GTTTGTACTGGAGCCAAGAGTGAACAGCAGTCGAAATTGGCAGCACGGAAG TATGCTCGTATTATTCAAAAGCTTGGTTTCCCAGCAAAGTTCAAG GACTTTAAGATTCAGAACATTGTTGGCTCTTGTGATGTTAAATTCCCCATTAGACTTGAAGGCCTTGCATATTCCCATGGTGCCTTTTCCAGT TATGAACCAGAACTGTTCCCCGGGTTGATATATCGGATGAAACAACCAAAGATTGTGCtgcttatttttgtttctgGGAAAATTGTTCTCACTGGAGCTAAG GTGAGGGATGAGACTTACACTGCCTTCGAGAATATATACCCAGTTCTTACTGAGTTCAGAAAAGTTCAACAGTG A
- the LOC127796952 gene encoding TATA-box-binding protein 1-like, whose protein sequence is MFRNIVSTVNLDCKLDLKAIALLARNAEYNPKRFAAVIMRIREPKTTALIFASGKMVSCQQHKAKMFEFQVIFSVKFLKLMTFVVFPAKFKDFKIQNIVGSCDVKFPIRLEGLAYSHGTFSSYKPELFSGLIYRMKQPKIVLLIFVFGKIVLTLAKVRDETYTAFENIYPVLIEFKKVQQWYGLRMLLDIKQLKKLQLQRSVFY, encoded by the exons ATGTTTAGGAACATTGTGTCAACAGTTAACCTGGACTGCAAGTTAGATCTTAAGGCCATTGCACTTCTGGCACGAAATGCAGAATACAATCCAAAG CGTTTTGCTGCCGTAATTATGAGGATAAGAGAACCAAAAACAACAGCTCTAATATTTGCTTCTGGAAAGATGGTAAGTTGTCAACAGCACAAGGCAAAAATGTTTGAGTTTCAAGTTATCTTCAGCGTTAAATTTCTAAAACTAATGACATTTGTG GTTTTCCCAGCCAAGTTCAAG GACTTCAAGATTCAGAACATAGTTGGCTCTTGCGATGTTAAATTTCCTATTAGACTTGAGGGTCTTGCATATTCGCATGGTACCTTTTCAAGT TATAAACCTGAATTGTTCTCTGGGTTGATATATCGAATGAAACAACCAAAGATTGTGttgcttatttttgtttttgggaaAATTGTTCTCACTTTAGCTAAG GTGAGAGATGAGACTTACACTGCTTTCGAGAATATATACCCAGTTCTTATTGAATTCAAAAAAGTTCAACAGTGGTATGGTTTACGCATGTTATTAgatataaaacaattaaaaaagtTACAACTACAAAGAAGTGTCTTTTATTAG